One genomic window of Paenisporosarcina antarctica includes the following:
- a CDS encoding Na+/H+ antiporter subunit E, protein MAFQIMLNFFIALLWMFLTISFNASTFIVGFLLGALMLWITKGFFPGRFYMNRVWAVIKLITLFIKELVMANIQVLFLIVQPKMPIKPAIFALPTILEKNWEITLLSNLITLTPGTLVIDISPDSKTLYIHALHYDDADEAIESIKNTFEKAIQEVSR, encoded by the coding sequence GTGGCCTTTCAAATTATGTTAAACTTCTTCATTGCTTTATTATGGATGTTTTTGACTATCTCCTTTAATGCTTCTACATTTATCGTAGGATTCTTATTAGGCGCTTTGATGTTATGGATCACCAAAGGTTTTTTTCCAGGACGTTTCTATATGAATCGAGTATGGGCAGTCATTAAATTAATCACACTATTCATTAAAGAGTTGGTCATGGCAAATATTCAAGTGTTATTTTTAATTGTTCAACCTAAAATGCCAATAAAACCAGCCATTTTTGCTCTACCTACCATCCTTGAAAAGAATTGGGAAATTACCTTATTATCAAATCTCATCACGTTAACACCTGGAACACTCGTAATTGATATATCGCCAGATTCAAAAACGTTATACATCCACGCTTTGCATTATGATGACGCTGATGAAGCAATCGAGTCAATTAAGAACACATTTGAGAAAGCTATTCAGGAGGTGAGCCGCTAA
- a CDS encoding Na+/H+ antiporter subunit D, with protein sequence MTNLLLFPILLPFFFAMILMLFPKKILAQRILALFALGSTLIASVTLLIKVKTDGIQAITLGSWPAPFGISMVSDMLSILLVLSSTVIAIFVVWYSFSSIGKERESFFYYPGILFMLTGVNGAFTTGDIFNMFVFFEVLLMSSYLLIVLGGEKVQLRESIKYILVNIISSALFVVTVAYLYSVVGTLNMADISVKITQIDQPGIITVIAVLFLLVFGLKGAIFPLFFWLPSSYAAPPIPVLALFGALLTKVGVYAIMRTYTLFFTLDQSFTHELLMILSILTIVAGCIGALAYFDVKKIIIYNIIIAVGVILFGASQMNEAALMGSVFYLIHDILIKGALFMLIGVIIAITGTSDLRKMGGLIKSYPMLGWTYLIAAFGLAGIPPLSGFVGKLLIIQGGFEAENLWGSIFILASSLVVLLSVMRIFIYAFWGEPIEITPLSKRHYRGLFTPALILVGISVLYGVGSEWLVPYMSDAANVMLNPSQYIQAVLGGA encoded by the coding sequence TCTAGGTTCGACATTAATCGCATCTGTAACATTATTAATTAAAGTAAAAACGGATGGTATTCAAGCGATTACACTAGGAAGCTGGCCTGCACCCTTCGGTATCTCGATGGTATCTGATATGCTTTCCATATTACTGGTTCTTTCTTCCACGGTAATTGCCATATTTGTTGTATGGTACAGTTTTTCATCTATTGGAAAAGAACGAGAGTCTTTCTTCTACTATCCAGGTATATTGTTTATGTTAACAGGCGTGAACGGTGCCTTTACAACCGGTGATATATTTAACATGTTCGTTTTCTTTGAAGTATTGTTGATGTCTTCCTACTTGTTAATTGTTCTCGGTGGCGAGAAAGTACAATTACGAGAATCAATCAAATATATTCTAGTGAATATTATTTCATCAGCTTTATTTGTAGTAACTGTTGCCTATTTGTATTCAGTCGTTGGAACACTAAACATGGCAGATATTTCAGTAAAGATTACACAAATTGACCAACCTGGAATCATTACAGTTATTGCCGTATTATTCTTACTGGTATTTGGTTTAAAGGGAGCGATATTCCCACTTTTCTTTTGGTTACCAAGTTCCTATGCAGCTCCTCCAATTCCAGTATTGGCGTTATTCGGAGCGTTACTTACTAAAGTTGGCGTCTATGCCATCATGCGTACATATACATTATTTTTTACTCTCGATCAAAGTTTCACACACGAATTGTTGATGATCCTATCTATCCTGACCATTGTTGCCGGTTGTATAGGCGCCTTAGCGTACTTCGATGTGAAGAAAATCATTATTTACAATATCATTATTGCCGTCGGAGTGATTTTATTTGGTGCTTCTCAAATGAATGAAGCTGCGCTCATGGGTTCAGTGTTCTATTTAATCCATGACATTTTGATTAAAGGTGCATTGTTCATGTTAATTGGCGTCATTATCGCAATTACTGGTACAAGTGATTTACGAAAAATGGGAGGATTAATCAAATCTTATCCCATGCTTGGTTGGACCTATTTAATAGCAGCATTTGGTTTGGCTGGAATTCCGCCATTAAGTGGGTTCGTTGGAAAGTTACTTATTATACAAGGTGGCTTTGAAGCGGAGAATTTATGGGGAAGTATATTTATATTAGCTTCAAGTTTAGTTGTGTTACTTTCAGTCATGCGCATCTTTATCTATGCTTTTTGGGGTGAGCCTATTGAGATAACGCCATTATCCAAACGTCACTATCGTGGACTATTTACTCCAGCACTCATTTTAGTTGGAATTAGTGTCCTTTACGGTGTTGGTTCCGAGTGGCTAGTCCCTTATATGAGTGATGCGGCAAATGTAATGCTTAATCCTTCACAATATATACAAGCCGTTCTAGGAGGTGCGTAA